One segment of Porticoccus hydrocarbonoclasticus MCTG13d DNA contains the following:
- a CDS encoding septal ring lytic transglycosylase RlpA family protein, translating to MKIRFKSLLFVNLLGTILLLQGCGGSGASSGGGYGYGDGPPPKDIDVDNLPDAIPRHEPITLAGNKSPYTVLGKTYQVMPSSRGFRQRGLASWYGNKFHGRHTSNGEVYSMYEMTAAHKTLPIPCYVKVTNLENGRSVVVRVNDRGPFHGDRIIDLSYAAAKKLGYSDQGTAKVEVSVIDPADYQNNTVASPQLAPGPAMLPVAKAVAVEQDSNTYLQVGAFSNQLAATHLSQRLAGVVTEYPVVVRQESSPQPLFKVLVGPVTDQLKLVDLKAALGQIDNIRPFIVYD from the coding sequence GTGAAGATACGCTTTAAGAGTCTTTTATTTGTAAACTTGTTGGGCACTATATTGCTGCTTCAGGGCTGTGGTGGTTCTGGTGCCAGCTCCGGTGGCGGTTATGGTTATGGTGATGGGCCGCCACCAAAAGATATTGATGTCGACAATCTACCGGATGCTATACCCCGGCATGAACCAATTACTCTGGCCGGCAACAAAAGTCCCTACACCGTACTGGGTAAAACCTACCAGGTGATGCCTTCCAGCAGGGGGTTTCGCCAGCGCGGTCTGGCCTCATGGTACGGCAACAAGTTTCATGGTCGTCATACATCGAATGGTGAGGTTTACAGCATGTATGAAATGACGGCTGCCCATAAAACCCTGCCGATTCCCTGCTACGTCAAAGTGACCAACCTGGAGAATGGACGCAGTGTGGTTGTGCGGGTCAATGATCGGGGACCTTTCCATGGGGATAGAATCATTGACCTGTCCTATGCGGCAGCCAAAAAACTGGGCTATTCAGATCAGGGTACGGCTAAGGTGGAGGTCTCCGTGATTGATCCTGCGGACTATCAAAACAACACAGTAGCCTCTCCACAACTGGCTCCTGGACCAGCCATGTTGCCGGTAGCCAAAGCTGTAGCTGTTGAACAGGACAGCAATACCTACCTTCAGGTGGGAGCCTTCAGTAATCAGCTCGCGGCCACTCACTTGTCGCAACGGTTGGCGGGTGTTGTCACCGAGTATCCGGTTGTCGTGCGCCAGGAGTCATCACCGCAACCGTTGTTCAAAGTGTTGGTGGGTCCGGTAACAGATCAGTTGAAATTAGTTGATCTGAAGGCTGCATTGGGACAGATAGATAATATCCGTCCTTTTATTGTTTATGACTGA
- a CDS encoding HP0495 family protein yields MPEQSAPKIEFPCDYPIKVMGKAAPGLHSLVMEVMERHAPGFDETAVSIRDSRHGNFQAITVIITATGEAQLTAIFEDLKHNPLVQMVL; encoded by the coding sequence ATGCCCGAGCAGTCAGCCCCGAAAATTGAATTTCCCTGTGATTACCCTATAAAGGTTATGGGCAAGGCTGCTCCCGGTTTGCATAGCCTCGTCATGGAGGTTATGGAGCGTCACGCCCCGGGTTTTGATGAAACGGCTGTTTCCATTCGAGACAGCCGACATGGCAACTTTCAGGCGATTACGGTCATCATCACTGCAACCGGAGAAGCGCAATTGACGGCCATTTTTGAGGACCTCAAGCACAACCCTCTGGTGCAAATGGTGCTGTGA
- the mltB gene encoding lytic murein transglycosylase B, giving the protein MNILFSVALGMLLSLSVQASYLHHPDARAFAERMVSEHGFERSVVDSLLSAAEKKQTIIDAMERPAEKVKPWKDYRKIFITEKRITEGVDFWRKNRAVLSEASRQYQVAPEVIVAIIGVETFYGRIKGSFRVIDALATLSFDYPPRSSFFTKQLEQFLLLAREQDQDPLTLTGSYAGAMGYGQFIPSSYRSFAVDFDGDGFADIWENKADAIGSVANYFAEHGWKMGETVVVPASIKGSFDETLLNQPGLDKTVDELAEMGFSSELPLNSGAKAIPVRLDGDNGLEYWLGLNNFYVITRYNRSLLYAMAVHELSQQILERVGEDTL; this is encoded by the coding sequence ATGAACATATTGTTCTCGGTTGCACTAGGCATGCTGTTGTCCCTATCGGTTCAGGCCAGCTATTTACATCACCCTGACGCCAGAGCTTTTGCCGAGAGGATGGTGTCTGAACACGGCTTTGAAAGATCCGTTGTGGACTCTTTGCTGAGTGCCGCGGAAAAAAAACAGACCATTATTGATGCCATGGAACGACCGGCCGAAAAAGTCAAACCCTGGAAGGATTACCGCAAAATTTTTATCACTGAAAAGCGTATCACAGAGGGTGTTGATTTTTGGCGAAAGAACAGGGCTGTGCTGAGTGAGGCGTCAAGGCAATACCAGGTTGCACCGGAAGTGATTGTTGCCATTATCGGCGTGGAAACCTTCTACGGCCGGATCAAGGGAAGTTTTCGGGTCATTGATGCGTTGGCAACACTGTCTTTTGACTACCCTCCCCGCAGTTCTTTCTTTACCAAACAGCTGGAGCAATTCCTATTGTTGGCACGAGAGCAGGACCAGGACCCCCTGACGCTCACGGGCTCCTATGCCGGTGCGATGGGTTATGGCCAGTTTATCCCGAGCAGTTACCGCAGTTTTGCTGTGGATTTTGACGGTGATGGTTTTGCCGATATCTGGGAAAACAAGGCGGATGCTATCGGCAGTGTTGCTAATTACTTTGCCGAGCATGGCTGGAAGATGGGTGAAACGGTGGTCGTTCCCGCCTCGATCAAGGGAAGTTTTGATGAGACGCTGTTGAACCAGCCCGGTCTCGACAAAACGGTCGATGAGCTGGCTGAAATGGGTTTTTCCAGTGAGTTGCCGCTGAATAGTGGTGCCAAGGCCATCCCGGTTCGGCTCGATGGTGATAACGGGCTGGAGTACTGGCTCGGCCTGAATAATTTCTATGTAATTACCCGCTATAATCGCAGTCTACTCTATGCCATGGCCGTGCATGAACTGAGCCAACAAATACTGGAGCGGGTCGGTGAAGATACGCTTTAA
- a CDS encoding PHP domain-containing protein, translating into MIFDLHSHTTCSDGTLSPTELVNLAAEAGVDVLAITDHDSITAWQQLELCKAQPLQVIPALEFSTQWRKTGVHILGLNVDIHSEALQAGVRFQQHARRLRAERIAEKLQQAGFHDALAGATAVADNDNLGRPHFAQYLVNIGAVNNFKQAFKKYLGAGKPGDIKQCWADIPQIVAWIRDAGGTAVLAHPVKYDLTRTKLVALVDDFIAAGGQGMEVVSGKQMPNTTRDLAIICQQKQLLASCGSDFHQPGQPWAELGRFPALPEQCQPVWQHW; encoded by the coding sequence ATGATTTTTGACCTGCACAGCCACACCACCTGCTCCGATGGCACCCTCTCGCCCACCGAACTGGTGAACCTGGCAGCGGAGGCCGGCGTCGATGTTCTGGCGATTACCGATCACGACAGTATCACCGCCTGGCAACAACTGGAGCTATGCAAAGCTCAGCCTCTCCAGGTAATTCCAGCTTTGGAATTTTCCACCCAATGGCGCAAGACCGGTGTACATATTCTGGGCCTCAATGTCGACATCCATAGTGAAGCCCTGCAAGCCGGTGTCCGATTTCAGCAACATGCCCGCCGACTCAGGGCCGAACGTATTGCCGAGAAACTGCAACAGGCAGGATTTCACGATGCATTAGCGGGAGCCACGGCCGTCGCCGACAACGATAACTTGGGCCGCCCCCATTTTGCCCAGTATCTGGTAAATATCGGTGCGGTTAACAACTTCAAGCAAGCCTTCAAAAAATATCTCGGAGCCGGCAAGCCGGGCGATATAAAGCAATGCTGGGCCGATATACCGCAAATAGTGGCATGGATCCGGGATGCAGGCGGAACAGCAGTGCTCGCACATCCGGTTAAGTATGACCTCACCCGCACCAAACTGGTCGCATTGGTAGACGATTTTATCGCTGCAGGTGGCCAGGGTATGGAAGTGGTGTCCGGCAAACAGATGCCAAACACTACCAGAGACTTGGCCATTATCTGCCAGCAAAAACAACTTCTCGCGTCCTGCGGCTCGGACTTCCATCAACCGGGACAACCCTGGGCGGAGCTGGGTCGCTTTCCAGCCCTGCCCGAACAGTGTCAACCGGTCTGGCAACACTGGTAA
- a CDS encoding D-alanyl-D-alanine carboxypeptidase family protein: protein MLKKSFFVGLLFLVMGSIAQAKVLIPAPPDLAASAWILLDANTGKVLVEHNADEQVPPASLTKMMTSYIVSADIHNGKVKETDMVPISVAAWQMGGSKMFVKEGTQVPLIDLLRGVIIQSGNDASVALAEYLAGSESAFADVMNQQAELLGMKNSHFRNATGWPAEGHLTTARDMSLLARALVQDYPEHYSIYSEKYFEYNGIKQPNRNRLLWRDTTVDGLKTGHTEAAGYCLVASAVRNGMRLVSVVMGTSSEEIRARESQKLLAYGFRYYETGQLYSKGDVVRENVPVWYGEENSINLVVPEDVYLTIPRGSRDDLEAEILVDQTIKAPFSETQELGRLSVSYEGETLLDMPVVAEHPVDRAGLFSRLWDAITLFFVGLFS, encoded by the coding sequence ATGCTGAAAAAAAGTTTTTTTGTCGGATTGTTGTTTCTTGTTATGGGCAGTATTGCCCAGGCCAAAGTACTGATTCCTGCTCCCCCCGATCTCGCGGCATCTGCCTGGATTTTGCTGGATGCCAATACCGGGAAGGTACTTGTTGAGCATAATGCCGATGAGCAGGTGCCGCCTGCGAGCCTGACCAAGATGATGACCAGTTATATCGTCTCCGCAGATATTCACAATGGCAAGGTTAAAGAAACGGACATGGTGCCCATCAGCGTCGCTGCCTGGCAGATGGGCGGTTCGAAAATGTTTGTCAAGGAGGGCACTCAGGTGCCACTGATCGATTTGCTGCGGGGTGTCATTATTCAGTCAGGAAACGATGCCTCGGTGGCACTGGCGGAGTATCTGGCGGGCAGTGAAAGCGCTTTTGCTGATGTAATGAACCAGCAGGCAGAGTTACTTGGCATGAAAAATTCCCATTTTCGCAATGCCACTGGTTGGCCCGCCGAAGGCCACCTCACCACCGCCCGGGACATGTCGCTATTGGCGAGGGCATTGGTCCAGGATTATCCGGAACATTACAGTATCTACAGTGAAAAATATTTCGAGTACAACGGTATCAAACAGCCCAACCGCAACCGGTTGCTTTGGCGGGATACGACAGTAGACGGCCTGAAAACAGGCCATACTGAAGCGGCAGGTTACTGCCTGGTGGCTTCTGCGGTCCGGAATGGCATGCGGCTGGTCTCTGTGGTTATGGGCACCAGTAGTGAAGAAATTCGTGCCCGGGAATCACAAAAGCTGTTGGCTTACGGGTTTCGTTATTATGAGACGGGTCAGCTTTATTCCAAGGGCGATGTCGTCCGGGAAAATGTGCCCGTCTGGTACGGTGAGGAAAACAGCATCAACCTGGTTGTGCCGGAAGATGTTTATCTGACGATTCCGCGCGGCTCTAGGGATGACCTGGAAGCCGAGATTCTTGTGGATCAAACTATCAAGGCACCTTTCAGTGAGACTCAGGAGCTGGGACGGCTGAGTGTCAGCTATGAAGGTGAGACGTTACTGGATATGCCTGTTGTGGCTGAACACCCCGTTGACAGGGCAGGTCTGTTTTCGCGGCTATGGGATGCCATTACGCTGTTTTTTGTGGGGCTGTTCTCCTGA
- the mrdA gene encoding penicillin-binding protein 2 produces MNQDDRALKNPLMDYRLYVGRLLFTMVVVLLLSGGLLWRYYHLQVERHDAFVTLSDRNRVLVEPVPPPRGLIFDRNGVLLADNRPSFNLSIVVERVENLAVLLDELEELVGITSADRERFHKLLERRQRPYEPVPLRLNLSEREQGVLAVNEYRLEGVEVTVQLLRHYPFGAELSHVLGYVGRINDREIQQLDPVRYSGTLVVGKTGLENFYEDELLGEVGYQTVETNARGRVMRQLERVEPKPGKDLYLHLDSRLQRVAYESMGDQRGAVVAIDVATGGVLAMASTPGFDPNEFVTGISFENYNALLSSIDRPLFDRVLQGQYPPGSIVKPIYGLAALESGTITPAYRIYDPGFYQLKNYERKYRDWKKGGHGNNIDLSDAIIQSCDTFFYDVGVKMTVDVMSLYGNRFGFGHKTGLDMPSERSGIMPSRAWKRDAKGLAWYPGDTVNTSIGQGFTLVTPMQMAVAAARLASRGEIRPPQLVRKNGENPLPAGMIRASDSNWDYIHGAMQEVVHGQRGTAKVINKDLDYHIAGKTGTAQVVGIKQDEEYDRELVAERNRDHALFIAFAPVEHPQIAVSVLVENGEHGSSTAAPLARQIIDAYMALYPQNPSEGFDESK; encoded by the coding sequence ATGAATCAAGATGACCGCGCACTAAAAAACCCATTGATGGATTACCGGCTCTATGTCGGCCGTCTGCTGTTTACCATGGTTGTGGTGCTATTGTTGTCTGGTGGGCTGCTCTGGCGCTATTACCATCTCCAGGTCGAGCGACATGACGCATTCGTAACGCTTTCTGACCGCAACCGGGTATTGGTTGAACCGGTGCCGCCGCCCCGTGGGCTTATTTTCGACCGCAATGGGGTGTTGCTCGCTGATAACCGCCCCAGCTTTAATCTCTCCATAGTTGTGGAACGCGTTGAAAACCTTGCCGTCCTGCTTGATGAGCTGGAAGAACTGGTGGGAATTACCAGTGCTGACAGAGAGCGCTTTCACAAATTGCTCGAGCGTCGCCAGCGACCCTATGAGCCTGTTCCTTTGAGATTGAACTTGAGTGAGCGGGAGCAGGGAGTCCTCGCTGTCAATGAATACCGGTTGGAGGGCGTTGAAGTCACTGTCCAGTTGTTGCGCCATTATCCTTTTGGTGCCGAGCTTTCTCATGTGCTGGGTTATGTGGGGCGTATCAATGACCGCGAAATACAGCAGCTCGATCCGGTTCGTTATAGTGGCACCTTGGTGGTGGGTAAAACCGGACTGGAAAATTTCTACGAAGATGAACTGCTTGGTGAGGTAGGCTACCAGACGGTTGAAACCAATGCCCGGGGACGGGTGATGCGCCAATTGGAGCGAGTCGAGCCCAAGCCGGGTAAGGATTTGTACCTGCATTTGGACAGTCGTTTGCAGCGGGTCGCCTACGAGAGCATGGGAGATCAAAGAGGTGCTGTGGTGGCTATTGATGTGGCCACGGGAGGTGTGCTTGCCATGGCCAGTACTCCCGGGTTTGATCCCAATGAATTTGTGACCGGGATCAGCTTTGAAAATTACAATGCACTGCTCAGCTCCATTGATCGGCCTTTGTTTGATCGGGTTCTTCAGGGGCAGTACCCCCCAGGATCCATTGTCAAGCCAATCTACGGTCTTGCGGCACTGGAAAGTGGCACAATTACACCCGCCTACCGCATCTATGATCCGGGTTTTTACCAATTGAAAAATTATGAGCGGAAGTACCGGGACTGGAAGAAGGGGGGACACGGCAACAACATTGATTTGAGTGATGCCATCATTCAGTCCTGCGATACCTTTTTTTACGATGTGGGCGTCAAAATGACCGTTGATGTGATGTCGCTCTATGGTAACCGGTTTGGTTTCGGCCATAAAACCGGACTGGATATGCCCTCTGAGAGGTCGGGGATCATGCCTTCACGGGCCTGGAAACGGGACGCAAAAGGGCTGGCATGGTATCCCGGGGATACGGTCAATACCTCCATCGGTCAGGGTTTTACACTGGTCACACCAATGCAGATGGCTGTGGCCGCCGCCAGGTTGGCCAGCCGGGGTGAGATAAGGCCCCCGCAATTGGTGCGCAAGAACGGGGAGAATCCACTGCCGGCCGGTATGATCAGAGCGTCAGATAGCAACTGGGATTATATACATGGGGCAATGCAGGAGGTTGTGCACGGTCAGCGTGGTACGGCCAAGGTGATCAACAAGGATCTCGATTATCATATTGCTGGCAAAACCGGTACTGCTCAGGTGGTCGGTATCAAACAGGACGAGGAGTATGATCGGGAGCTGGTCGCTGAGAGAAACCGGGATCATGCGCTGTTCATCGCTTTTGCGCCTGTGGAACATCCGCAGATCGCCGTATCGGTGCTTGTCGAAAATGGTGAACACGGCAGCTCGACGGCTGCACCACTCGCACGCCAGATAATCGACGCTTACATGGCACTGTATCCGCAAAATCCGTCAGAGGGGTTCGATGAGTCAAAGTGA
- the lipB gene encoding lipoyl(octanoyl) transferase LipB: MNTDLPEVIDTPTNLPPVLPLIVRYLGRRDYAQTFDAMKLITTERNDQTPDEIWLLEHEPVFTQGQAGKQEYILMPGDIPVVQSDRGGHVTYHGPGQITGYLLIDLRRLGIGVRDLVTLIEAALVETLAHWGIAAAPRPDAPGVYLADGAKIGSLGLRVRRGCSYHGLNFNVDMDLAPWGRINPCGLGVVMTQMNDLLAEPVTVQEVAERLADILTVKLGYNGHLVEGQHPLLIGR; the protein is encoded by the coding sequence GTGAATACGGATCTGCCCGAAGTGATCGACACACCAACGAACCTGCCGCCAGTCCTGCCACTTATCGTCCGCTATCTCGGGCGGCGTGATTATGCCCAGACATTTGATGCCATGAAGCTAATCACTACGGAGCGCAATGATCAGACTCCTGATGAAATCTGGCTGCTGGAACACGAACCGGTATTCACCCAGGGCCAGGCGGGCAAGCAGGAATATATTTTGATGCCCGGGGATATTCCGGTTGTGCAGAGTGACCGTGGGGGACATGTAACCTACCATGGCCCGGGCCAGATCACCGGTTATTTGCTAATAGACCTCCGTCGGCTCGGTATTGGGGTTCGCGATTTGGTCACATTGATTGAGGCCGCCCTGGTGGAAACCCTTGCCCACTGGGGAATTGCCGCTGCGCCCCGGCCGGATGCGCCGGGTGTTTATCTGGCTGACGGCGCTAAAATCGGCTCCCTGGGTTTGCGGGTGCGCCGCGGTTGCAGTTACCACGGTCTCAATTTTAATGTGGATATGGATCTGGCACCCTGGGGGCGCATTAATCCCTGCGGACTCGGCGTTGTTATGACCCAGATGAATGATTTGCTGGCAGAGCCCGTCACCGTTCAGGAGGTGGCTGAGCGACTGGCAGATATTTTGACGGTCAAGCTGGGTTACAATGGTCATCTTGTAGAAGGGCAGCACCCATTATTGATTGGTCGTTAA
- a CDS encoding ABC transporter ATP-binding protein: MQHPQLLDIRNATVFRDNKKVFDRFSLAVEQGQSTAIIGPNGAGKSTLLKLLTRELYPVVKEDSWVRILGQDRPVLWELREKIGLVSADLQQGFVPEVSGLGVVVSGLHNSIGLFHYQQVTEAQLEQGRTVLQELGVAELVNRPYRQMSTGQQRRCLLGRALIHRPDHLILDEPTSGLDLNATYHYLDVIRQLAQQGKTILLATHHIHEIPPEIKRVVFMTNGEIVADGAKEQLLTDARLSELFAMPLKVSFSQGYYQVLPARA, translated from the coding sequence ATGCAACACCCCCAGCTGCTTGATATCCGCAATGCCACGGTATTTCGGGATAATAAAAAAGTTTTCGATCGTTTTTCACTGGCGGTTGAGCAGGGTCAGAGTACGGCGATTATCGGTCCCAACGGTGCCGGCAAAAGTACACTGTTAAAGCTGCTGACCCGGGAACTCTATCCGGTAGTGAAAGAGGATTCCTGGGTCCGGATACTCGGTCAGGATCGGCCGGTGCTTTGGGAATTGAGGGAAAAAATCGGCCTTGTTTCTGCCGATCTGCAACAGGGATTTGTCCCGGAAGTCAGCGGTCTGGGCGTTGTGGTATCCGGACTGCACAACTCCATTGGTCTATTCCACTATCAACAAGTCACGGAGGCGCAACTGGAACAGGGCCGGACTGTGCTACAGGAGCTGGGGGTAGCCGAACTGGTCAATCGCCCCTACCGACAGATGTCGACCGGGCAGCAGCGTCGTTGCCTGTTGGGCCGGGCCCTGATTCATCGTCCGGATCATCTGATTCTCGACGAACCCACCAGCGGCCTCGACCTGAATGCAACCTATCATTATCTGGACGTCATCAGGCAGTTGGCCCAACAGGGCAAAACCATTCTGTTGGCCACCCATCACATTCATGAAATTCCGCCGGAAATCAAGAGGGTGGTTTTCATGACCAACGGTGAAATCGTGGCAGACGGAGCCAAAGAACAACTGCTCACTGATGCGCGCCTCTCTGAATTATTTGCCATGCCTTTAAAGGTGAGTTTTTCCCAGGGGTATTATCAGGTCTTGCCAGCCCGTGCGTAG
- a CDS encoding FKBP-type peptidyl-prolyl cis-trans isomerase, whose protein sequence is MKINDNCVVTFHYSMTDEAGDLVETSREGEPTAYLHGHRNMIETLEAAMLGKEAGETFTVTLPPELAYGRLRSESVMRVSAKNLKFEGKLEPGMTVPLMTNEGLRPITVVKVGKFNVDIDTNHPLAGKTLTFDVEIVEVREATQDELGHGHAHGAGGHHH, encoded by the coding sequence ATGAAAATAAATGATAATTGCGTGGTGACGTTCCACTATTCCATGACCGATGAAGCCGGCGATTTAGTAGAGACGTCGAGAGAGGGTGAGCCAACAGCTTACCTGCACGGCCACCGCAACATGATCGAGACCCTTGAGGCTGCGATGCTCGGCAAAGAGGCCGGTGAAACATTCACTGTGACGCTACCTCCGGAACTGGCTTATGGTCGGCTGCGCTCTGAGAGTGTTATGCGAGTATCCGCCAAGAATCTGAAGTTTGAGGGAAAGCTTGAACCCGGTATGACTGTACCGTTGATGACCAACGAGGGGCTGCGCCCGATTACCGTGGTTAAAGTCGGCAAATTTAATGTGGACATTGACACCAATCACCCGTTGGCGGGTAAAACCCTGACCTTTGATGTCGAGATTGTTGAGGTCCGCGAAGCAACCCAGGATGAACTTGGTCACGGACATGCCCACGGTGCCGGTGGCCACCATCACTGA
- the lipA gene encoding lipoyl synthase, with translation MTDVKVIPPQRTRRIAQGEKLRSADKVERIPVKVIPTETYQRKPDWMRIRVSSSPRVQEIKDILRKHTLATVCEEAACPNLSECFSHGTATFMIMGEICTRRCPFCDVGHGKPNPLDAAEPVNLARAIQEMQLRYVVITSVDRDDLRDGGAQHFADCIRESRLLSPDLKVEVLVPDFRGRMEPALEILSDTPPDVFNHNMETIPRLYREARPGANYQWSLKLLQEYKRLNPSIPTKSGLMVGLGETREELLSTLDDLRAHDVDMLTVGQYLQPSKNHLPVDRFVHPDEFAEYAEYARLIGFSQVASGPLVRSSYHADKQARGEAVK, from the coding sequence ATGACTGACGTCAAGGTGATTCCGCCACAGCGCACTCGCCGTATTGCCCAGGGGGAAAAGCTGCGCAGTGCCGATAAGGTGGAGCGGATACCCGTAAAGGTAATCCCGACAGAAACCTACCAGCGCAAACCGGACTGGATGCGAATCAGGGTGTCATCATCGCCGCGTGTCCAGGAAATCAAGGATATTCTGCGCAAGCACACACTGGCGACGGTCTGTGAAGAGGCCGCCTGTCCGAATCTCAGTGAGTGCTTCAGCCACGGCACGGCCACCTTTATGATCATGGGTGAAATCTGTACCCGTCGCTGTCCGTTCTGTGATGTCGGCCACGGCAAGCCCAACCCCCTGGATGCCGCCGAGCCGGTTAATCTGGCCCGCGCCATTCAGGAAATGCAGTTGCGCTATGTAGTGATTACATCGGTGGATCGGGACGATCTCCGCGATGGCGGTGCGCAACATTTTGCGGACTGTATCCGTGAATCCCGGTTGCTCAGCCCCGATCTCAAAGTGGAAGTGCTGGTGCCGGATTTTCGCGGTCGCATGGAGCCGGCCCTGGAGATTCTCTCCGACACCCCCCCCGATGTATTCAATCACAACATGGAAACGATTCCCCGCCTCTATCGTGAAGCGAGACCCGGTGCTAATTATCAGTGGTCGCTCAAACTGCTACAGGAATATAAGCGGCTCAACCCCAGTATCCCCACCAAATCCGGTCTGATGGTGGGGCTCGGTGAAACACGGGAGGAACTGCTGAGTACCTTGGACGATCTCCGTGCCCACGATGTGGATATGCTGACGGTGGGACAGTACTTGCAGCCCTCCAAAAACCATCTGCCGGTAGACCGTTTTGTGCACCCGGATGAGTTTGCCGAGTATGCCGAGTACGCTCGCCTGATTGGTTTCAGCCAGGTAGCCTCCGGTCCGTTGGTGCGCTCTTCCTATCATGCGGATAAACAGGCCAGAGGCGAAGCCGTCAAATAA
- the rodA gene encoding rod shape-determining protein RodA has translation MSQSDFVRRMGSGGSAIYCGPSQWRRLHVDIPLLSLLLVLAAAGLFVLYSASGQNIAYVHRQLVHYGIGLLVMLTVAQIPLRLLDRWAIFPYFLGVLLLIAVLFFGVGAKGAQRWLEIGGFRFQPSEILKIAVPLMLASYLGKRAVPPQFKHVFFALVFILVPLVLVGMQPDLGTAILIGAAGFFALFLAGLPRRYLMVALLLAACLLPLMWFHLLYDYQRQRILTLFNPEADRLGAGWNIIQSTIAIGSGGVDGKGWTLGTQSQLDFLPEGHTDFIIAVLAEEFGLFGVMLLLALYLLIISRCAFIGLRAQSMFGRLLAGSIALTFFVYIFVNMGMVSGILPVVGVPLPLVSYGGTSIVTLMLGFGMLMAVSTERKRSV, from the coding sequence ATGAGTCAAAGTGATTTTGTTCGACGGATGGGGTCTGGCGGGTCCGCAATATATTGTGGACCCAGTCAATGGCGGCGCCTCCATGTAGATATCCCCCTCTTGTCCCTGCTATTGGTGTTGGCCGCGGCTGGCCTGTTTGTTCTCTACAGTGCCAGCGGACAAAATATTGCTTATGTGCATCGCCAGTTAGTCCATTATGGTATCGGATTGTTGGTAATGCTGACTGTGGCCCAGATTCCACTTCGGTTGCTGGATCGGTGGGCGATATTTCCTTATTTTTTGGGTGTTTTGTTGTTGATAGCCGTATTGTTTTTTGGCGTTGGGGCGAAGGGTGCCCAGCGTTGGCTGGAGATTGGAGGATTTCGATTTCAGCCATCGGAAATTCTCAAAATTGCGGTTCCGTTGATGTTGGCGAGTTATCTGGGCAAGCGTGCAGTGCCGCCGCAATTCAAGCATGTATTTTTCGCCCTGGTATTTATTCTGGTTCCGCTGGTGCTGGTCGGGATGCAACCTGATCTCGGTACAGCCATTCTGATTGGTGCCGCTGGTTTTTTCGCCCTTTTTCTGGCCGGCTTGCCGAGACGTTATCTAATGGTTGCCTTGTTGCTGGCGGCTTGCCTCTTGCCATTAATGTGGTTTCACCTTTTATACGATTATCAGCGGCAACGGATTTTGACGCTGTTTAACCCCGAGGCGGATCGGCTCGGTGCGGGGTGGAATATCATCCAGTCCACAATTGCTATTGGATCGGGTGGCGTTGACGGTAAAGGCTGGACGCTGGGCACCCAGTCCCAGCTTGATTTTCTTCCGGAGGGGCACACCGACTTTATTATTGCGGTGTTGGCAGAAGAGTTTGGACTGTTCGGAGTGATGTTGCTGTTGGCGCTCTATCTGCTGATTATAAGCCGCTGCGCTTTTATCGGCCTGAGGGCACAAAGTATGTTCGGCCGTTTGCTGGCGGGGAGTATTGCATTAACTTTCTTTGTCTATATTTTTGTCAACATGGGTATGGTCTCGGGTATTCTGCCGGTGGTGGGCGTACCATTGCCACTGGTGAGTTACGGCGGCACCTCTATTGTGACCCTGATGCTGGGATTTGGTATGCTGATGGCGGTCAGTACGGAAAGAAAAAGGTCGGTCTAA
- a CDS encoding cupin domain-containing protein: MKFPFVLTLTLLGFMQANAGKLSIADIQPPENLVNIHVENLSSDRHASDFIVFVKQFVPLHKHLAHTETIYILEGTGLMRLGEEEFTVGPGDFIKVPEGTAHGVKTTSSVPLKALSVQAPEFLGDDRVFLE; the protein is encoded by the coding sequence ATGAAATTTCCCTTTGTACTGACACTAACACTGCTGGGTTTCATGCAGGCAAATGCTGGCAAACTGTCGATTGCCGATATCCAGCCACCAGAAAATCTGGTCAATATCCACGTGGAAAACCTGAGCAGTGACCGACATGCTTCGGATTTCATCGTGTTTGTGAAACAGTTTGTACCTTTACACAAACACCTCGCCCACACAGAAACGATTTATATCCTTGAGGGAACAGGCTTGATGCGACTGGGGGAAGAAGAGTTTACAGTGGGCCCCGGGGATTTTATCAAGGTACCGGAAGGGACAGCCCACGGGGTAAAAACGACGTCATCAGTGCCGCTCAAGGCACTTTCGGTGCAGGCACCAGAATTTCTGGGTGATGACAGGGTGTTCCTCGAATAA